The Terriglobales bacterium sequence GGACACCCAGATCAAGGACATGCAGGCGTTCGTGTTCACGCTCACCTGCGAGAAAAAATCGTAAGTCGGGACGGTATCTATGGCGAGCTTCAAAGAATTACCGGCAAAGGCGCAGATGGGGATCATCGTCGGCGTGGTGGTGGCGCTGTGCGCCGGCTTCTACTTCCTGGTGCTGAAAGACCAGATGGCGAAGAACGAGAAGGACCTGAAGGCGGCCAAGGACATGGAAGCCAAGGTCAAGGAGCTGGAGCCCTACCAGTCGAAGCTGGAGGACCTGAAGCGGCAGATCGCGAGCCTGCAACTGCAGCTCGATATCCAGAAGCGCATCGTGCCCGACGAGAAAGAGGCCGACAAGTTCATGAAGATGATGCAGGACACGGCCGTAGCGGCGGGCGTCGAGGTGCGCCGCTACGCGCAGGAAGCCGGCAACACCAAGGAGTTCTACACCGAGGTGCCGTTCGCGGTGGACGTGGACGGGTCGTACTACGCGCTGCTGAACTTCTTCGAGCGGGTGGGCAAGCTGGAGCGCATCATCAACATCGGGAACCTGAAGGTAGCCACGGTCAAGAAACCGAACGATGCCGGGGTGAAGGGTCAGTATGCCTACGCGCCCAACGAGAGCGTGGTGGCCAGCTGCAAAGCGACGACGTTCTTCAGCCATGAGCCGCAGGCGGCGCCCCCGCCCAAGGCTCCGGGTAAGAAGTAGTCGAGGGTGACCATGAAGGCGATAAAAACGATGGTGGCAGTGATGGCGGCGGCGGGTCTGGTCATGGCCCAGACGCCGGCGAGCAAGCCCAAGGCGCCGGCCAGTCAAACGGTGAGCGGAACCGCGGCCCCGGCGACCAAGGCAGCCCCCGCGCAGAAGCCCGCAGCAGCGGCCAAGCCGGCTGGGACTGCGGCCGCGGCGCCGGCCAAGACACAAGCCAAGCCGGCCAAGAAGGCGGCGGTGAGCGCAGTGGCCAAGCCGAGCGCGGCGAAACCGGCGGTCCAGGCGGCGGCGAAAGCGCCGGCCGGCAAGCGCGACCCGTTCGTGAACCCGGTGGTGCGGGCCGCCGGAGGTCCCGGGGGGCCGATGTGCGCCACCGGCAAGCGCTGCCTGATGGTCAACGAGATGGTGCTGCACGGGATCGTGAAGACCACCTCGGGGATGATCGCGGTGGTGTCCAACCAGGCCAACCGCACCTACTTCCTCAAGGAGAACGATTCGGTCTTCAACGGCAGCGTGGTCAAGATCACCGCCGATTCGGTGATCTTCCGCGAAACCGCGGTCGACAACATGGGGCGGGAGACCTCGCGCGAAGTGGTGAAGCGGGTGAGCGCGCCCACGGTTTAGGAGTTCAGGAGAAGCAGTAGAAGTCAGCAGTCGGGCCGAACCCAGGGGCAGTTCAGGTCACCGCCCCAGGCGGGACAAGGGCTAATTCTTTGGCGGCGGGGTTCAAGGGACGCCGCTGCACGCCACGGACGATGTCCGGCGCGTGAGGAGCGACGAGATGAGGCTAAAGCAACTGCTGGGTATTCTCTTGCTGCCGGTCGTGCTGGCCACGATGGCGGCGGCAGCCGTTTCGCACTTGACCGACGTGAAGGTTGCCCCTCAGGACAACGCCACCACGGTCACCATCCAGGCGAGCGGCGTCTTCACGCACACGGAATATAGACCGTCCGACAACCTGCTGCTGGTGGACCTGGTCGGGGTGTCGGCAGGGCGGATGGAGGGCAAGGCGCAGGCGGTGAAGATGCCGGGCGTCACCTCCTACCGGGTGCTCGGGTTCAAGGGAGCGGGCGGCACCGAGGTGGCGCGCGTGGAACTGACCCTGGCGCGCGATGCCGGCGTGCACATCAGCGAGGCGAACCACGCCTTGCTGGTGACGGTGACGCTGCCCGGCGGATCGGCCAACGCGGCTCCCGCGGCCGAGATGCCGCCGCCTGAGCCCGCGGCCAAGCCCGCCGAGGAGCCCCAGGCCCGCGCCTCGCGCCCGGTCGTGATCCAGACCGTGGCCGTGGCCCGCGGCAAGGGCGGCATGAACGTCGAGATCCTGGGTACCGGCGCCATGACCCCGAAAGCCATGAAACTGACGGCGCCCGACCGGGTGGTCATCGACGTGCCCAATGCCGTGCCCCTGCGCAAGCGGGAAATCGCGGTCAATAGCGGCGACATCAAGAGTGTGCGCGTGGCGCGCTACCAGGCCGACCCGCCCGTGACCCGGGTAGTGGTGGACCTGGCCGCCAACAAGGACTTCGAAGTGGTTCCCAGCGGCCGCAAGCTGACGGTGAAGCTGCGTCCGGCGGCGGAGGCGTCGCAACCGGCGACCGCCCCGGCTCCGGCCACCACGCCGGCCGCGGTCGAAGCCGCCAAGGCAGCGCCGGCGGCCCCGGAACCACCCCAGCAGGAGGCGGCCGCAGCCGCTCCTGAGACCGCAGCTCCGGCGGCGACGCCCACCCAGCAGGGCGCCGTGGCGCAGAGCTTCGTGGTCGTGGAACCGGAATACAAGCCCAAGCAGGAGACGACCCCGCAGGCGGAGATGAAGCCGGCGAGCCGCGCCGAAGACGCGGCCGCAAAGCTCGGCACCCCGCAGCAGGAAGTGCCGCTGGTCAACGTTCCGCAACCCAGCGCCGCCCTGATGCCGTCCACGGCCGCCATCACGGCTGCCATGGCGCAACAGGCGCCGGCGGCCGGCGCTCAGACCGCGGCCGCTGCCCGTCCCAAGTTCACCGGCGAACCCATCTCGGTGAACCTGAAGGACGTGGACCTGAAGGACTTCTTCCGCCTGATCCACGAGATCAGCGGGCTCAACATCGTGCTCGACCCCAACGTCAAAGGCTCCCTGACCCTGGTGCTGGACAACGTGCCGTGGGACCAGGCGTTGGACATCGTGCTCAAGAACAACGGGCTGCAGAAGGAGCTGGACGGCAACGTGCTCCGCATCGCCACCCTGGAAACCATGCGCAAGGAAGCGGATGCACAGCGGGCGCAGATCGAAGCCAAAGCCCTGGCCGATCCCAAGGTCACGGTTACCCGGGTGCTCAGCTATGCCCACTCCAAGGACGTGGTGCCGGTGATCAAGAAGTTCCTCTCGCAGCGTGGCGAGATCATTTCCGATGACCGCATCAACGCCCTCATCATCCAGGACATCCCCAGCGTCTTCCCGGCGGTAGACCGGCTGCTCACCCAGCTGGACCGCAAGACGCCGGAGGTGGAGATCGAGGCGCGGGTGATCGCGGCCACGCGCAACTTCGCCCGTGACATCGGCTTCCAGATGGGATTCGGTTGGGGCAATAACGTCTCGGCGGTCGGCGGCGCGGGCTCGGCGGGCACCAGTCCGCTCACCACCACCGGCCTGACTCCCACCTACATCCACAGCGGCGGGTCCATCCCGCTGTTCTCCAACCTGCCGGCGGTGGCACCGACCAGCGGGCTCTCGTTCATCAACGCCACCAACAACTACCGGCTGGACGCCATCCTGACCATGGCGGAGGACCGCGGCCTGCTGAAGATCCTCTCCCGCCCGCGGGTCGTCACCCAGAACAACATCACGGCGGTGGTGAAACAAGGCGTGCGCATCCCGGTGGTCACGCTGGCCCAGTTGGGCGGTCCGCCGACCACCAGCTACGTGGACGCGTTCCTGCGCTTGACCGTCACTCCGCAGATCACGGCCGAGAGCACCATCTTCCTGGCCGTGGACGTGGAGAACACGACCCCGGACTTTTCGCGGCAGGTCAGCGGCAACCCGACGCTGCTGACCCAACAGGCGGTTACCCAGGTGCTGGTCAGCGATGGCGGCACGGTGGTGATCGGCGGCGTGATCCAGACCCAGAACTCGGTCACCATCCAGCAGGTCCCGCTCCTGGGCAGCATCCCCGGACTGGGCAACCTGTTCAAGCGCCGCGCGGTCTCGACCTCCACCCAGGAGCTGATCTTCTTCATCACCCCGAAGATCATCCAGACCTAAGGTTGCACAAAGGACCTGGCGGTCCGGCCCCCGCTAACCGGCGGGGGCTTTTTTTCTAAGTACTCAGTACTCGGTGCTCAGTACTCGGTCTGCGCAGGCACAACCGCTTTGGCCCCCTGGCCGTGCTATCGCGGTACGTTACAATCCTGACTCTTTATGGACTACCGAGCCCGCCAAAAGAAGTTCATCTCTGCTGCTGAGGACGCGCACGTCGAAGGGTTCCTGGTCACGCACCTGCCCAACATCCGCTACCTGTCTGGGTTCACGGGCTCGGCGGGGGCGCTGGCGTATGCCCGTGGCAGGTTCGCTTTCTTCACCGACGGCCGCTACCGCGAGCAGGCGCGGCAGGAGGTGGTCGGGGCAACGGTGGTCATCAGCAAGAAGCCGGCTCTCACCGCCGCCGCGGAGTGGCTCGCCGGCGCGCGGGTGCGGCGCGTAGGCGTCGAGGCCGAGCACATGACCCTGGCAGCGCGGACCGTTGCCGCCAGGGCCGTCAAGGTTTCTCTGAAGCCCACCGCCGGGCTGGTGGAGTGTCTCCGCATGGTCAAGGAGCCGGCGGAGTTGGAATGCATCCGGCGGGCAGTGCAGCTGGGCTCGAGCCTGTTCGATACAGTGGTGGAGGCGATCCGTCCCGGGGTGAGTGAGGCCTCGGTCGCTGCCGAGTTGGAGTATGCGGCCCGCGCCGCCGGGGCGGAGAAGATGGCGTTTGAGAGCATCGTTGCCGGGGGCGTACACTCGGCCTTTCCTCACTGGCGCGCCTCCTCGCAACCTATTCCAAACACAGGATTTGTGGTGCTCGACTTCGGTGTTATACTTGCCGGCTATTGTTCCGACATGACGCGCACCGTATGGGTGGGGAAGCCCGATCCGGCGGCGCGTGACCTGTACCAGGCAGTCCTGGAGGCCCAGCGGGCGGGGCTGGAAGCGGTCCGGCCCGGCGCGACCACGGGAGAAGTGGACCGCGCCGCGCGTAACATGCTGCGGCGGGCCGGGCTGGCCCGGTACTTCACCCACTCCACCGGGCACGGAGTGGGGCTGGAGATCCACGAGGCCCCGCGCCTGGCCCGCGGCCAGACCGAGGTGCTGCGGCCGGGCATGGTGGTGACCATCGAGCCCGGGGCGTACATCCCGGGGAAGGGCGGGGTCCGTATCGAGGACATGGTGGCCGTGACGGAGAGCGGGCACCAGGTGCTGACGCCCACGACGAAGGAGTTCACCTCGATCTAGGGCATGGCCACAAGAGTCGCGCCCCAGTGCATCGCGTCTACACTCACACGATGAACCAGAAAGAGCTCAAGGAACTCATCGAATTCCTGATCGAGAAGGACATCGCCGAGTTCGAGTTGGAACGCGGCGACGTGAAGGTGCGGATCAAGCGCGCGGCCGACTCGGCAGCCCTGACCGCGGCCGCGACGCCGGTCATCCAGATGGCGCCGGCGGCGGTCCCGGTCGCACCCCCCGCGGCATCGCCCGCTCCCCAGGCTGCGCCGGCCCGGGAGGCCGCGGAAGAGGGGCTTCATCTCGTCAAGTCGCCGATCGTGGGGACGTTCTACGAAGCGCCCTCCCCGGGCGCGCCGCCGTTCGTCAAGGTGGGGGACGCCGTGCAAGCCGGGCAGGTGCTGTGCATCGTCGAGGCCATGAAGCTGATGAACGAGATCGAGGCCGACGCCAGTGGGGAGATCGTCAAGAAGTTGGTGCAGAACGCGCAGCCGGTCGAATACGGGCAGCCCTTGTTCGCCATCCGGAAGCCTTAGCCCTCATCCATGTTCAAGAAGATCCTGATCGCGAACCGAGGCGAGATCGCCCTGCGGGTCATCTGCGCCTGCAAGGAACTGGGCATCAAGGCGGTGGCCGTCTATAGCGAGGCCGACCGCAACTCCCTGCACGTGCGCTTCGCCGACGAAGCCATCTGCATCGGGCCGCCCAAGTCGGCGGAGAGCTACCTCAATATCCCCGCGGTCATCAGCGCCGCCGAGATCTCGAACGTGGACGCCATCCACCCCGGCTACGGCCTGCTCAGCGAGAACGCCAACTTCGCCGAGGTGTGCGAGACCTCCGACATCACCTTCATCGGCCCGCCGCCGGAAAGCATGCGGCTGATGGGCGAGAAGGAGAAGGCGCGCAACGCCATGAAGCAATTCGGCGTGCCCATCCTGCCGGGCAGCGACGGGGTGATCGGCGGGGAAGGCGAGGCGCTGGCCGCGGCCCAGGCGGTGGGGTTTCCCGTCATCCTGAAGGCCTCGGCGGGGGGAGGCGGGCGAGGCATGCGGGTGGTCCGCTCGGCGGAGGAACTGCCCAACCTGTTCCGCTCGGCCCAGTCGGAAGCGGCGGCCGCCTTCGGCAACGGCGACCTGTACCTGGAGAAGTTCATCGAACGCCCGCGCCATATCGAATTCCAGGTGCTGGCCGACAAGTACGGCAACGTGGCCTGCCTGGGGGAGCGGGAATGCACCATCCAGCGGCGCCACCAGAAGCTGCTGGAGGAATCTCCGTCGGTGAAGATGACGCCGCTGCTGCGGCAGCAGATCGGCGACAAGCTGTGCGCCGCCCTGGCGGAGATCGGATACGTCAACGCCGGTACCATCGAGTTCCTCATGGATGAAGACGGGAGCATGTACTTCATCGAGATGAACACCCGCATCCAGGTGGAGCACCCGGTCACCGAGATGACCACCGACGTGGACCTGGTAAAAAGCCAGATCCTGCTGGCGGCCGGGGAGCGCCTGGACGACGTATTGCACGGGCCGGTGGTGCACCGCGGGCACGCCATCGAGTGCCGCATCAACGCCGAGGACCCGGAGACCTTCACGCCCTCTCCCGGGCTGATCACCTCCTGGAACCCGCCCGGGGGCACGGGGGTGCGCGTGGACACCGCCCAATACGTCGAGAGCGTAGTGCCGCCCTATTACGATTCGCTGATCGCCAAGCTGGTGGTGCGGGGCAAGGACCGCGAGGAAGCCATTTCCCGCATGGCGCGCGCCCTGGAGATGTTCATCGTGGAGGGTATCCACACCAGTATTCCTCTGCACCGCAAGATCCTGGCCGATCCCGATTTTCGCGCCGGGAATTTCGACACCCGGTTCATGGAACGGTTCATGCCGGCGAAGAAGAGATGAAAAAGGCAGGAGGCAGGAGGCAGGAGGCCGGGGGCAGGCTGGTGCTGCCGCGGCTGTATGCCATCGTGGACGCGGGAAGGTTTGCCGGCCATCGCAAGCCGGCCAGCGCGTTGCTGCGCTTCGTCGAGGAACTGCTGGCCGGCGGTGCGACCCTGCTGCAGTACAGGAATAAGCAGGGCGGGGAGCGGGAGATATTGGAGCAGGCGCGCCAACTGCGGCGGGTGTGCGCGGGTATCCGGCTCATCATGAACGACCGCGCTGACCTGTGCCTGGCCGCGGGCTGCGATGGGGTACACGTCGGACAGGAAGACCTGTCGCCGGAGAGTGCGCGGGCCGTCGTCGGAGATCGGCTCTGGGTGGGCGTTTCCACGCATTCGGTGAAGCAGGTTCGGGCGGCCGGGAAGGGGCCGGCGGACTACGTCGCGATCGGGCCGGTCTTTGCCACCTCCAGTAAGCAGGACCCTGACCCGGTGGTCGGGCTGAGGGGGGTGAAGGCGGCGCGGGCGGCGACCCGCAAGCCCCTGGTCGCCATCGGGGGCATCACGCGGGCGAACTGTCGCTCGGTGATCGAGGCCGGCGCGGATGCGGTGGCCGTGATCTCGGACCTGATGACGTCGCCCAGGAAATCAGTGAAAGAATTTCTGCGCATCTTGGGTTAGAGTTGCGCAACCGCTGCACAGCACGCGCTCAGGAGAGCGGACTGTGAGTCCAAAAGCAGACGTTGTTCCCATACCGGCGTCGGACCAGGAGCTGGTCAAGGGCCTGGGACTGACCAGCGCCACCACCCTGGTGATGGGGGGCATGATCGGCTCGGGCGTATTCATCGTCGCCGCCGATATCGCCCGCCAGGTGGATTCTCCCGGATTGCTGATCGCGGCCTGGCTGGTGACCGGGTTCATGACCATCTCTGCTGCCCTCGCGTACGGCGAGCTGGCCGCCATGATGCCCAAGGCTGGCGGGCAGTACGTGTATCTGCGCGAGGCCCTGGGCCCGCTCTGGGGCTTCCTCTACGGGTGGACGCTGTTCCTGGTGATCCAGACGGGAACCATCGCCGCCGTGGGCGTCGCCTTCGGCAAGTTCATGGGGGTGTTCTTCCCCGCAGTCTCCTCCACCAATTGGATCCTGCATTTCTGGAAGGCGCCGCCCATCCATGTCGGGCCCATGGTGCTCGGTAACATGGATGTGGGCCTGAACACGCAGAACCTGGTGGCCATCATCACCATCTGGTTGCTGACTTTCGTCAACGTGTTCGGGGTCAGGACCGGAGCGATGGTGCAGAACGTGTTCACCATCACCAAGGCATTGTCGCTGGCGCTGCTGGTCGTGCTGGGGTTCGCGGTGGGACGCAACTCGCAGGCGGTGGCGGCCAACTTCCAGGATTTCTGGGCGCCGGGGCCGGGCCACGCCGACCTCGGCATCGCTTCGATGGTCCTGCTGGTGCCGGCACTGCTGGCGGTGGCCCAGGTGGGGTCGCTGTTCTCCGCCGACGCCTGGAACAATGTGACCTTCGCCGCCGGGGAAGTGAAGAATCCGCAGCGTAACCTGCCCCTGTCGTTGGGGCTGGGGACCGGCATCGTCATCCTGCTCTACGTGCTCGCCAACTACGTTTACGTCAACGTGCTGCCGTTGCATGGCGACCCGCACGGGGCGACGGTGATGGCGCGCGGCATCCAGTACGCCACCGAGGACCGGGTGGCCACCGCCGTCATGCAGGTGATCTTCGGCGGGGCGGGGGCGGCGATCATGGCCATCGCCATCCTGATCTCCACCTTCGGCTGCAACAATGGCCTCATCCTTTCCGGGGCGCGGGTCTACTACGCCATGGCCAAGGACGGTCTGTTCTTCCGCTCCGCCGCCCGGGTCCATCCGCGCTATCGGACGCCGGTGGCGTCGTTGGTGGTGCAGGCGGCGTGGACCTCGGTCTTGTGCCTCTCGGGCACCTACGGGCAACTGCTCGACTACATCATTTTCGCCGTGCTGGTGTTCTACGTCCTCACCATCGTGGCGCTGTTCGTGCTGCGGCGGACGCAGCCCGACGCGGAACGTCCCTACCGCGCCATCGGCTACCCGGTACTGCCGGCGATCTATGTGGTGATGGCTTTGTATATCGACATCGTGCTGTTACGCTACAAGCCGCAATACACCTGGCCGGGGCTCATCATCGTGTTGTTGGGGATCCCAGTCTATTTCCTGTGGACAGGCCGCCGTCCGAGCCAAGCGCGCGCCTGAGGCAAAGGAGAAACAGAACTGCATGGCCGATCTATTCGCAAAAAAGCCGTTAGACGTCCTGCTCAATGAGGCGAAGGAATCGGGCGAGCACAGCCTGCGACGCACCCTGGGTCCGGTGCAACTGACCGCGCTCGGGGTGGGGGCCATCATCGGGGCAGGTATCTTCGTCCTTTCCGGGCTGGGCGCCCACTACGCCGGGCCCGGCTTGATGATGTCCTTCGTGCTCTCCGGCCTGGGATGCGCCTTTGCCGGCCTGTGCTATGCGGAGTTCGCCGCCATGATCCCGCTGGCCGGCAGCGCCTATACCTACGCCTATGCCACGCTGGGCGAGCTGTTCGCCTGGATCATCGGCTGGGACCTGACCCTGGAATACGCCATGGGGGCCAGCACCGTGTCGTCCGGCTGGTCGAACCACTTCATCGAGTTGCTCAACATCTTCCACATCAGGATGCCGCTGTGGATGGCGTACGACCACTGGACGGCGCTGCGCACCGCGGAGAACACCATCGCCCGCCAGATGGCGGTCGCCGCGGACCCGTCGCTCCAGCCGGGAACGCAGGCCTTCGTGGACAAGGTGGCCGCCATCACCGCCGCCCATTCGCCCGAACTCGTCTCACAGGCCCACGCACTGCTCGACGCGCCCAAGATCTTCGGGGTGGAGATCGGCTTCAACCTTCCGGCCTTCGTTATCGCGCTCATCATCACCGCCATCCTGGTGATCGGCATCAGGGAGAGCGCCCGTTTCAACGCCACCATCGTCGCCATCAAGGTCAGCGTGGTCCTATTCGTGATCGGCCTGGGCTTCCAGTACGTCGCCAAGAGCAATTGGGGCGGCGACTGGCACAGCTTCGCTCCCTTCGGCTTCTCCGGCATAGGGGCAGGCGCCGCGTACATCTTCTTCGCCTACATCGGGTTTGACGCGGTCTCGACCACGGCCCAGGAGGCCAAGAACCCGCAGCGCGACTTGCCCATCGGCATCATCGCCTCGCTGCTGGTCTGCACCGTCTTGTACATCCTGGTGGCGGCGGTGCTGACCGGCATGGTGCCGTGGCAGGAGATCAACATCGAGGCCCCGATCGCGCGCGCCTTCATGGACCGGGGCCTGACCAGCGCCTCCCACGTCATCACCCTGGGCGCTTTGGCGGGACTGACCAGCGTCATGCTGGTCATGCTCCTGGGCCAGACCCGCGTCCTCTACTCCATGGCCAAGGACGGCCTGCTGCCCCGCAAGTTCTTCGCCGACGTCCATCCCAAATTCCGCACCCCCTGGAAGAACACCATCCTGGTGGGGTTCCTGGCGGCGGTGGTCGGTTCGCTGACCCCCATCGATGACATCGGCAAGATGGTCAACATCGGCACCCTGCTGGCCTTTGTCATCGTCTGCATCGCCGTGCTCGTGCTGCGCCAGACCAATCCCGGCCAGCATCGTCCCTTCCGCACCCCCTGGGTGCCGGTCTTGCCCATCCTCGGCATCCTCTTCAACGGCTACATGATGTACAAGCTGGGGTGGGTGAACTGGGCGCGGCTGATCGTGTGGCTGATCATCGGCCTGGTGGTGTACTTCAGCTACAGCCGGCACCACAGCCGGGTACAACGGGGCGAGCTGGGAGCGGCCGCCGAATCCGGCGACTAGAGCAGTCTTTTGCCGGGCCCTCCGCTGAGGCGGAGGGCTCTTTCTTTGTGTGTGGGTCCCGCCCGCAAGATGCGAGGCCGAGACGGCCTCTCGACGGGCGGCGAGACGCCAGCGTTACATCATCACTGTGCTGGCGAACAGGGGTGGCATACAATCGCGGTTCTCACGATGCGGGCGCTGCGCAACATCAAGATCCTGATCGCCGCCATGCTGGTGCTGATGGTGGCCGGCATGGCCGGCTTCCACTTCGTCGAGGGCTGGACGTGGTTCGACGGCTTCTACATGGTGCTGACCACCATCACCACCATCGGCTACCAGGAGGTACACCCGCTCTCGCACGCCGGACGGATCTTCAACACCTTGGTCATCATCAGCGGCGTCGGCCTGTTGTTCCTGATCATCGGAACGCTGACCCAGGCTTTGCTAGAATTCGAGCTCGGAAACCTCTACGGAAGGCGGAAGATGGAGCGGGAGATCGGCAAGCTTTCCGGCCACTACATCCTGTGCGGCGCGGGACGCGTGGGACGGAG is a genomic window containing:
- the pilQ gene encoding type IV pilus secretin PilQ codes for the protein MRLKQLLGILLLPVVLATMAAAAVSHLTDVKVAPQDNATTVTIQASGVFTHTEYRPSDNLLLVDLVGVSAGRMEGKAQAVKMPGVTSYRVLGFKGAGGTEVARVELTLARDAGVHISEANHALLVTVTLPGGSANAAPAAEMPPPEPAAKPAEEPQARASRPVVIQTVAVARGKGGMNVEILGTGAMTPKAMKLTAPDRVVIDVPNAVPLRKREIAVNSGDIKSVRVARYQADPPVTRVVVDLAANKDFEVVPSGRKLTVKLRPAAEASQPATAPAPATTPAAVEAAKAAPAAPEPPQQEAAAAAPETAAPAATPTQQGAVAQSFVVVEPEYKPKQETTPQAEMKPASRAEDAAAKLGTPQQEVPLVNVPQPSAALMPSTAAITAAMAQQAPAAGAQTAAAARPKFTGEPISVNLKDVDLKDFFRLIHEISGLNIVLDPNVKGSLTLVLDNVPWDQALDIVLKNNGLQKELDGNVLRIATLETMRKEADAQRAQIEAKALADPKVTVTRVLSYAHSKDVVPVIKKFLSQRGEIISDDRINALIIQDIPSVFPAVDRLLTQLDRKTPEVEIEARVIAATRNFARDIGFQMGFGWGNNVSAVGGAGSAGTSPLTTTGLTPTYIHSGGSIPLFSNLPAVAPTSGLSFINATNNYRLDAILTMAEDRGLLKILSRPRVVTQNNITAVVKQGVRIPVVTLAQLGGPPTTSYVDAFLRLTVTPQITAESTIFLAVDVENTTPDFSRQVSGNPTLLTQQAVTQVLVSDGGTVVIGGVIQTQNSVTIQQVPLLGSIPGLGNLFKRRAVSTSTQELIFFITPKIIQT
- the accC gene encoding acetyl-CoA carboxylase biotin carboxylase subunit encodes the protein MFKKILIANRGEIALRVICACKELGIKAVAVYSEADRNSLHVRFADEAICIGPPKSAESYLNIPAVISAAEISNVDAIHPGYGLLSENANFAEVCETSDITFIGPPPESMRLMGEKEKARNAMKQFGVPILPGSDGVIGGEGEALAAAQAVGFPVILKASAGGGGRGMRVVRSAEELPNLFRSAQSEAAAAFGNGDLYLEKFIERPRHIEFQVLADKYGNVACLGERECTIQRRHQKLLEESPSVKMTPLLRQQIGDKLCAALAEIGYVNAGTIEFLMDEDGSMYFIEMNTRIQVEHPVTEMTTDVDLVKSQILLAAGERLDDVLHGPVVHRGHAIECRINAEDPETFTPSPGLITSWNPPGGTGVRVDTAQYVESVVPPYYDSLIAKLVVRGKDREEAISRMARALEMFIVEGIHTSIPLHRKILADPDFRAGNFDTRFMERFMPAKKR
- a CDS encoding Xaa-Pro peptidase family protein; protein product: MDYRARQKKFISAAEDAHVEGFLVTHLPNIRYLSGFTGSAGALAYARGRFAFFTDGRYREQARQEVVGATVVISKKPALTAAAEWLAGARVRRVGVEAEHMTLAARTVAARAVKVSLKPTAGLVECLRMVKEPAELECIRRAVQLGSSLFDTVVEAIRPGVSEASVAAELEYAARAAGAEKMAFESIVAGGVHSAFPHWRASSQPIPNTGFVVLDFGVILAGYCSDMTRTVWVGKPDPAARDLYQAVLEAQRAGLEAVRPGATTGEVDRAARNMLRRAGLARYFTHSTGHGVGLEIHEAPRLARGQTEVLRPGMVVTIEPGAYIPGKGGVRIEDMVAVTESGHQVLTPTTKEFTSI
- the accB gene encoding acetyl-CoA carboxylase biotin carboxyl carrier protein, whose translation is MNQKELKELIEFLIEKDIAEFELERGDVKVRIKRAADSAALTAAATPVIQMAPAAVPVAPPAASPAPQAAPAREAAEEGLHLVKSPIVGTFYEAPSPGAPPFVKVGDAVQAGQVLCIVEAMKLMNEIEADASGEIVKKLVQNAQPVEYGQPLFAIRKP
- a CDS encoding amino acid permease; the protein is MADLFAKKPLDVLLNEAKESGEHSLRRTLGPVQLTALGVGAIIGAGIFVLSGLGAHYAGPGLMMSFVLSGLGCAFAGLCYAEFAAMIPLAGSAYTYAYATLGELFAWIIGWDLTLEYAMGASTVSSGWSNHFIELLNIFHIRMPLWMAYDHWTALRTAENTIARQMAVAADPSLQPGTQAFVDKVAAITAAHSPELVSQAHALLDAPKIFGVEIGFNLPAFVIALIITAILVIGIRESARFNATIVAIKVSVVLFVIGLGFQYVAKSNWGGDWHSFAPFGFSGIGAGAAYIFFAYIGFDAVSTTAQEAKNPQRDLPIGIIASLLVCTVLYILVAAVLTGMVPWQEINIEAPIARAFMDRGLTSASHVITLGALAGLTSVMLVMLLGQTRVLYSMAKDGLLPRKFFADVHPKFRTPWKNTILVGFLAAVVGSLTPIDDIGKMVNIGTLLAFVIVCIAVLVLRQTNPGQHRPFRTPWVPVLPILGILFNGYMMYKLGWVNWARLIVWLIIGLVVYFSYSRHHSRVQRGELGAAAESGD
- the thiE gene encoding thiamine phosphate synthase produces the protein MKKAGGRRQEAGGRLVLPRLYAIVDAGRFAGHRKPASALLRFVEELLAGGATLLQYRNKQGGEREILEQARQLRRVCAGIRLIMNDRADLCLAAGCDGVHVGQEDLSPESARAVVGDRLWVGVSTHSVKQVRAAGKGPADYVAIGPVFATSSKQDPDPVVGLRGVKAARAATRKPLVAIGGITRANCRSVIEAGADAVAVISDLMTSPRKSVKEFLRILG
- the pilO gene encoding type 4a pilus biogenesis protein PilO translates to MASFKELPAKAQMGIIVGVVVALCAGFYFLVLKDQMAKNEKDLKAAKDMEAKVKELEPYQSKLEDLKRQIASLQLQLDIQKRIVPDEKEADKFMKMMQDTAVAAGVEVRRYAQEAGNTKEFYTEVPFAVDVDGSYYALLNFFERVGKLERIINIGNLKVATVKKPNDAGVKGQYAYAPNESVVASCKATTFFSHEPQAAPPPKAPGKK
- a CDS encoding amino acid permease yields the protein MSPKADVVPIPASDQELVKGLGLTSATTLVMGGMIGSGVFIVAADIARQVDSPGLLIAAWLVTGFMTISAALAYGELAAMMPKAGGQYVYLREALGPLWGFLYGWTLFLVIQTGTIAAVGVAFGKFMGVFFPAVSSTNWILHFWKAPPIHVGPMVLGNMDVGLNTQNLVAIITIWLLTFVNVFGVRTGAMVQNVFTITKALSLALLVVLGFAVGRNSQAVAANFQDFWAPGPGHADLGIASMVLLVPALLAVAQVGSLFSADAWNNVTFAAGEVKNPQRNLPLSLGLGTGIVILLYVLANYVYVNVLPLHGDPHGATVMARGIQYATEDRVATAVMQVIFGGAGAAIMAIAILISTFGCNNGLILSGARVYYAMAKDGLFFRSAARVHPRYRTPVASLVVQAAWTSVLCLSGTYGQLLDYIIFAVLVFYVLTIVALFVLRRTQPDAERPYRAIGYPVLPAIYVVMALYIDIVLLRYKPQYTWPGLIIVLLGIPVYFLWTGRRPSQARA